Proteins encoded by one window of Lactobacillus paragasseri:
- a CDS encoding teichoic acid D-Ala incorporation-associated protein DltX: protein MAENKDKQNNTKKKEIGLFIAKTLFYFAVLVVLVYLYSYSGIGAAKFIYKDF from the coding sequence ATGGCAGAAAATAAAGATAAGCAAAATAATACAAAGAAAAAAGAGATCGGCCTATTCATTGCCAAAACTCTCTTTTACTTTGCAGTGCTTGTAGTGCTAGTTTACTTGTACTCATATAGCGGCATTGGGGCTGCAAAATTTATTTATAAAGATTTCTAG
- a CDS encoding YncE family protein → MKRFLKILFKLILILAIIAGASYGGYYGYQQYQKREQAKATFTSRPDVEKAKDGTSISPGHHNLAYFKKLLNEKYPDVYSAAYETPRASKIGNSVVIPGQVVTPSYDFNKKKITDTDSMTPQGLTVAGKYLLITAYDSTHNHRSVIYCLDKKTGKYLKTIQVSGSPHLGGIAYDPTAKNIWVTGSQDDSSALMSFSLKKLEKYSYNKKKQPIQYDNVIALPTIERASCVTYYDNQLFVGFFNTDGQGQIASYPIARSGNFKGTITSDQIKAVTGQVSWALGSGSASMDRQIQGIAFYQNWIILSQSYGSKDSKLYFFPISALNYLDEGNAEKVVVMPPYLEQIYVQNGQLLMLFESGAKAYARDQIMIVDRILSANINALLGG, encoded by the coding sequence ATGAAAAGATTTTTAAAGATTCTGTTTAAACTAATCTTAATTTTGGCAATTATTGCTGGGGCTAGTTATGGCGGTTACTATGGCTATCAGCAATATCAAAAGCGAGAACAGGCAAAAGCAACGTTTACTTCTAGACCTGATGTAGAAAAGGCAAAGGATGGCACAAGCATTAGCCCAGGTCATCATAATTTGGCTTACTTTAAGAAGTTATTGAATGAAAAGTATCCTGATGTCTATAGTGCAGCATATGAAACGCCACGTGCTAGTAAAATTGGTAACAGTGTCGTAATCCCAGGACAAGTTGTAACGCCAAGCTATGATTTCAATAAAAAGAAAATTACAGATACAGATTCGATGACTCCTCAAGGACTAACTGTAGCGGGGAAGTACTTATTAATTACAGCTTACGATTCAACACATAATCATCGCTCAGTTATTTACTGTTTAGATAAAAAAACTGGTAAATATTTGAAGACTATTCAGGTTTCTGGATCTCCGCATTTAGGTGGTATTGCTTATGATCCAACTGCTAAAAATATTTGGGTAACAGGTAGTCAAGATGATTCTTCGGCCCTAATGTCTTTTTCATTAAAGAAACTAGAGAAATACAGTTATAATAAGAAAAAGCAACCTATTCAATATGACAATGTCATTGCTTTGCCAACGATTGAAAGAGCATCTTGTGTAACTTATTATGATAATCAATTGTTTGTTGGCTTTTTTAATACAGATGGTCAAGGACAAATTGCTAGTTATCCGATTGCGCGTTCAGGGAACTTTAAGGGAACAATCACTAGTGACCAAATTAAGGCAGTAACTGGTCAAGTATCTTGGGCCTTAGGTTCTGGAAGTGCCTCAATGGATCGACAGATTCAAGGAATTGCCTTTTATCAAAATTGGATTATTTTGAGTCAGTCTTATGGAAGCAAGGATTCTAAGTTATACTTTTTCCCAATTTCAGCTTTAAACTATCTAGATGAAGGAAATGCAGAAAAAGTTGTAGTTATGCCGCCATATTTAGAACAAATTTATGTTCAAAATGGTCAGCTATTAATGTTATTTGAATCTGGTGCAAAGGCTTATGCACGTGATCAAATTATGATTGTCGATCGAATTTTATCAGCAAATATTAATGCCTTATTAGGGGGTTAA
- the cbpB gene encoding cyclic-di-AMP-binding protein CbpB produces the protein MFSPSIRSLIEEKAGSFIIPASRIAFVEDENPLYHAFLILTKMKYSKIPVLDKNQKVVGLISLSMITDKMLTPDNIVIEPLSDLKVKDVMQTDFETINFAHTNLETQLHLLVDNPFIPVVNDNNIFQGLLTRREWIKAFNYVTHSIDDKYDITKKSDPSEAS, from the coding sequence ATGTTCTCACCATCAATTCGATCCTTGATTGAAGAAAAAGCAGGCTCATTTATCATCCCTGCCTCTAGAATTGCATTCGTAGAAGATGAAAATCCACTCTACCATGCATTTTTAATTCTTACTAAAATGAAATACTCAAAAATTCCAGTTTTAGATAAGAATCAAAAAGTAGTTGGTTTAATCAGCTTATCAATGATTACAGATAAGATGCTAACGCCTGATAATATCGTTATCGAACCTTTATCAGACTTGAAAGTCAAAGACGTAATGCAAACAGACTTTGAAACGATCAACTTTGCCCATACTAATCTTGAAACGCAGCTGCATCTTTTAGTCGATAATCCTTTTATTCCAGTTGTAAATGACAACAATATTTTTCAAGGATTACTTACAAGAAGAGAATGGATTAAGGCGTTTAATTACGTAACTCATTCAATTGATGATAAATATGACATTACTAAAAAGAGCGATCCGAGCGAAGCAAGCTAA
- a CDS encoding heavy metal translocating P-type ATPase: MRHQWKFFTILGIGVIAAILDFLCGAPKIGTWPISGILIDIFGIFMAITMLREMIHTLESGRWGVDILAIIAVVSTMIVGDYWAAWMILIMLTGGDSLEDYATSQADKELRSLLQNSPRIADKLVNGKIEEVKVDDLKIGDIVLIKPGSQVPVDGEIIKGNSSFDQSSLTGESVPVDKKVGDDLMSGSINGDAAVEMKVTKAAKDSEYQSIVALVKSSEAKPAKFVKMADRYAVPFTIISLIIGIAAMITSAVTNPALGWQGHFLRFAQVMVVASPCPLLIAAPVAMVSGMSSMSRSHIIVKSGTTLEKLSRTLTFAFDKTGTLTENQLVIDQVVLAKDSSISKEELQGLAASVEQQSSHVIATSLVKSTDKNLIKPVTNLKEATAKGVSGEVDGKLVKVGKLAYVDPDQEKITVQSTAVFVSIDNKFAGYITFQDQIRKNTPETIARLRRQGIKQIMMLTGDRRSVADKVATEAGIRESEVHADLLPAQKIQAIRDVKPNLRPVAMVGDGVNDAPSLMAADVGIAMGAKGATAASESADAVIMVNDISKVNDAVAISKHTMKVAHVDIITAICIVILIELIAFTGIIPAFWGAILQEVVDLITILLALLAKTKPTNPKQTGLEK; the protein is encoded by the coding sequence ATGAGACATCAATGGAAATTTTTCACAATTCTCGGAATTGGTGTCATTGCAGCGATTTTAGACTTTCTGTGTGGAGCTCCTAAAATTGGTACATGGCCAATCTCAGGTATCTTAATTGATATCTTCGGAATTTTTATGGCAATTACAATGCTCCGTGAAATGATTCATACGCTTGAATCAGGACGCTGGGGTGTAGATATCTTAGCAATTATTGCCGTGGTTTCAACAATGATTGTTGGCGACTATTGGGCAGCTTGGATGATTTTAATCATGCTTACCGGTGGTGACTCACTTGAAGATTACGCTACCAGTCAAGCAGACAAGGAACTACGTTCTTTATTACAAAACTCACCAAGAATTGCTGATAAGTTAGTCAATGGCAAGATTGAAGAAGTTAAAGTTGACGATTTAAAGATTGGCGACATTGTCTTAATTAAGCCAGGTAGTCAAGTTCCTGTTGATGGAGAAATCATTAAAGGTAATTCTAGTTTTGACCAATCTTCATTAACTGGTGAATCAGTTCCAGTAGATAAAAAAGTCGGCGATGACTTAATGTCAGGATCAATTAATGGGGATGCAGCAGTAGAAATGAAAGTTACTAAAGCTGCTAAAGATTCTGAATATCAATCAATCGTTGCCTTAGTTAAGTCTTCAGAAGCAAAACCTGCTAAATTCGTTAAAATGGCTGACCGCTACGCTGTACCATTTACCATTATTTCTTTAATTATTGGTATTGCAGCTATGATTACTTCTGCTGTAACTAATCCAGCACTAGGTTGGCAAGGTCACTTCTTACGTTTTGCGCAAGTTATGGTTGTTGCTTCGCCTTGTCCATTGTTAATTGCTGCGCCAGTTGCAATGGTTTCAGGCATGAGTTCAATGTCGCGTAGCCACATTATTGTAAAGTCTGGTACTACGCTTGAAAAGTTATCTCGTACCCTAACTTTTGCTTTTGATAAAACCGGTACTTTAACCGAAAACCAACTAGTTATTGACCAAGTCGTTTTAGCAAAAGATAGCTCAATTTCAAAAGAAGAATTACAAGGTTTGGCAGCTAGCGTTGAACAACAATCAAGTCACGTTATCGCAACTTCATTAGTAAAAAGCACAGATAAAAACTTAATTAAACCAGTTACCAACTTAAAAGAGGCTACTGCTAAGGGTGTTAGCGGTGAAGTAGACGGTAAACTAGTAAAAGTTGGTAAACTTGCCTACGTTGATCCTGATCAAGAAAAAATCACAGTTCAATCAACAGCTGTCTTTGTTTCAATTGACAATAAATTTGCTGGATATATTACTTTCCAAGACCAAATCAGAAAAAACACCCCAGAAACAATCGCTCGTCTTCGCCGTCAAGGTATCAAGCAAATTATGATGCTGACTGGTGACCGTAGATCTGTAGCCGACAAAGTTGCTACAGAAGCCGGAATTAGAGAAAGCGAAGTTCACGCTGATTTGCTTCCTGCTCAAAAGATTCAGGCTATTAGAGATGTTAAACCTAATCTCAGACCAGTTGCCATGGTTGGAGATGGTGTTAATGACGCACCTAGTTTAATGGCTGCTGATGTTGGTATCGCTATGGGTGCTAAAGGTGCAACCGCTGCTAGCGAAAGTGCCGATGCAGTTATTATGGTTAATGATATTTCTAAAGTTAACGATGCTGTCGCAATTTCTAAACATACGATGAAAGTTGCCCACGTTGATATTATTACCGCAATTTGTATCGTTATCTTAATTGAATTGATTGCCTTTACCGGTATCATTCCAGCATTCTGGGGTGCAATTTTACAAGAAGTAGTCGACTTAATTACTATCTTGCTTGCTCTTCTTGCTAAAACTAAGCCAACCAATCCTAAACAAACAGGATTAGAGAAATAA
- a CDS encoding cation:proton antiporter encodes MHFLGELILILLATTLLGQLFSRLNMPAVIGQLLSGILLGPAILGLVKPNEIISLFSEFGVILLMFLAGLESNLELLKKYFNLSFTVAGIGVILPVFFMGIASYLFGMNFLEALFIGIVFAATSVSISVVVLQEANQIHTRAGTAILGAAVVDDILAVIVLSLFTTFSHEGGKSGLTNNFFLNLLIEVIYFVVVWIIFKFIAPYFMKLAEKIEVDYAVVIGSLVLALSMAWAADFVGLSAVVGAFFGGLAIRQTPQYKEVQSSVSAIGYSIFIPVFFVNIGLSMTFASFIKDIWFIIVMTILAVVSKFWAGKYSSELFGFTKNEGNIVGAGMVSRGEVALIVAQIGITHHLFPEDIYSSLILVIIITTVLSPFILNYYIKRGIKNH; translated from the coding sequence ATGCACTTTTTAGGAGAATTAATTTTAATTCTGCTGGCTACTACATTATTAGGACAACTTTTTTCTCGTCTTAATATGCCAGCAGTTATTGGTCAATTATTATCAGGAATCTTATTAGGACCAGCCATTTTAGGTCTAGTTAAGCCAAACGAAATCATTTCGCTCTTTTCAGAGTTTGGTGTAATTCTGTTGATGTTCTTAGCTGGGCTAGAAAGTAACTTAGAATTATTGAAGAAATATTTCAATCTAAGTTTCACTGTTGCTGGAATTGGCGTTATCCTACCAGTTTTCTTCATGGGAATTGCAAGCTACTTATTTGGAATGAACTTCCTTGAAGCCCTATTTATCGGAATTGTATTTGCGGCTACTAGTGTTTCAATTTCAGTTGTCGTGTTGCAAGAAGCTAATCAAATTCATACCCGAGCTGGTACAGCTATTCTAGGAGCAGCTGTGGTTGATGATATCTTAGCAGTAATTGTGCTTAGTTTATTTACTACCTTTAGTCATGAAGGCGGTAAAAGTGGTTTAACTAATAATTTCTTTCTTAATTTATTAATTGAAGTAATCTATTTTGTTGTAGTCTGGATTATCTTCAAATTCATCGCACCATATTTTATGAAATTAGCAGAAAAAATTGAAGTCGATTATGCTGTAGTTATTGGATCACTTGTACTTGCCTTATCAATGGCTTGGGCAGCTGACTTTGTAGGTTTAAGTGCGGTTGTAGGGGCCTTTTTTGGCGGTCTTGCAATCAGACAAACTCCGCAATATAAAGAAGTTCAATCTTCAGTTAGTGCAATTGGATATTCAATTTTTATCCCAGTATTTTTTGTAAATATTGGTCTTTCAATGACATTTGCTAGTTTTATTAAAGATATTTGGTTCATTATTGTAATGACAATTTTAGCTGTCGTATCTAAGTTCTGGGCTGGTAAATATTCAAGTGAATTATTTGGCTTTACCAAAAATGAGGGAAACATCGTTGGTGCTGGGATGGTATCACGTGGTGAAGTAGCCTTGATTGTTGCTCAAATCGGAATTACGCACCACCTCTTCCCAGAGGATATTTATTCAAGTTTAATCCTGGTAATTATTATCACCACTGTCCTCTCACCATTTATCTTGAACTACTACATTAAACGTGGCATAAAAAATCACTAA
- a CDS encoding DUF4097 family beta strand repeat-containing protein codes for MNWKKTLFSIGIIVIILVGGLTMFNVANQKVVNQDYSLSKFTKVEIDIPTGDVVLKAGNKYHVSYSGLEKNVPKVEVKDSKLKISFKNQITHIRLFNFKQLNSKIVIEMPKEQLESLNVDNSNGNFSADYLAVKIGDIDLSNGNIDIKDLKTKDGISFDTSRGNIRVESSNATGYDLDTSLGKITISGKKHGDSFEKNSDSRNVLEADTSLGSISVN; via the coding sequence ATGAATTGGAAGAAAACATTATTTAGTATTGGCATTATTGTAATTATATTAGTTGGAGGATTGACAATGTTTAATGTAGCTAATCAAAAAGTTGTTAATCAGGATTATTCACTTTCTAAATTTACTAAAGTAGAGATAGATATTCCAACAGGAGATGTAGTTTTAAAAGCAGGAAATAAATATCATGTTAGTTACTCTGGATTAGAAAAAAATGTCCCTAAAGTTGAGGTTAAAGATAGTAAATTAAAAATTAGTTTTAAGAATCAAATTACCCACATTCGTTTATTTAACTTTAAGCAATTAAATTCTAAAATCGTCATTGAAATGCCGAAAGAACAATTAGAAAGTTTAAATGTTGATAATTCAAATGGTAATTTTAGTGCTGATTATTTAGCAGTGAAAATAGGCGATATTGATTTATCAAACGGCAATATCGATATTAAAGATTTGAAGACTAAAGATGGAATTAGTTTTGATACTTCAAGAGGAAATATTAGAGTTGAGAGCAGTAATGCGACTGGTTATGATCTAGATACTTCTCTTGGGAAAATTACAATTAGTGGTAAAAAACATGGTGATTCCTTTGAAAAGAATAGTGACTCTAGGAATGTTTTAGAAGCAGACACTTCTTTGGGTAGTATTTCAGTAAATTAG
- a CDS encoding ATP-binding cassette domain-containing protein, with protein MKKMLFKYSNKFRFILMIIFGLIASFQNIIMANVVQTLTNIATNKNWGKITQFLIIIIAALVVTLIASLVFNRLKTNTIKETNTYLRTHILGGMLEESKDENNDSLGFLTNDFKLLETNRFNAQIEIIMQIFSLVLALGYALAVNWLLTLLFLVGSFIPMVVSNVFQKPIQESSEKWTSANSKYVNQTKNFLAGVETLHLYDGQNQAVAKNKQTISKLEQALSNMNLLNLDTNSWINFVGNIVTFLMPFLFGIYLVVKGQTSLGALFAIVQLANSFINPILFILDDRSKLSTTKKIVEKVNDFLDKEKDAENRKVVSLQDLQVEDLILKRDGKQLATGIDLNVNLGKKIAVIGPSGAGKSTLLQFLLYGKYGKAEAIRLNDKRVKAGTFPDLFSYASQAPVIFADSLLFNLTLGKNISREKVEEVCDNLDLSELVKEKGFDYQLGEAADKLSGGQLARIELARAILMKRPVLLLDEINASLDKKTSDIIHKYLLASKLTFIEVIHHYEKDELKQYDEILDLKEHI; from the coding sequence ATGAAGAAGATGCTGTTTAAGTATTCAAATAAATTTAGATTCATATTGATGATTATCTTTGGTTTAATTGCTAGTTTTCAAAATATTATTATGGCCAATGTTGTGCAAACACTAACTAATATTGCTACTAATAAGAACTGGGGCAAAATTACACAATTTTTGATTATTATCATTGCAGCATTAGTTGTTACCTTAATTGCAAGCCTAGTATTTAACAGATTGAAAACTAATACAATTAAGGAAACTAACACTTATTTAAGAACACATATTTTGGGTGGAATGCTAGAAGAGTCAAAAGACGAAAATAATGATAGTTTAGGATTTTTAACTAATGATTTTAAACTACTTGAAACTAATCGTTTTAATGCTCAAATTGAAATTATTATGCAGATTTTTTCGTTAGTATTAGCACTAGGCTATGCTTTAGCAGTTAATTGGCTACTTACATTACTATTCCTAGTTGGATCTTTTATTCCAATGGTTGTTTCTAATGTTTTTCAAAAGCCTATTCAAGAATCTTCTGAAAAGTGGACTAGTGCTAATAGTAAGTATGTTAATCAGACTAAAAACTTCTTAGCAGGTGTTGAAACGCTACATTTATATGATGGTCAAAATCAGGCGGTTGCTAAAAATAAACAAACAATTTCTAAGCTAGAACAAGCATTGAGTAATATGAATCTCTTAAACCTTGATACGAACTCATGGATTAATTTTGTTGGAAATATTGTTACATTTTTGATGCCATTTCTATTTGGAATTTATTTAGTTGTAAAAGGACAAACAAGTTTAGGAGCTTTATTTGCAATTGTGCAATTAGCCAATTCATTTATAAATCCAATTTTATTTATCTTAGATGATAGAAGTAAATTGTCTACTACTAAGAAGATTGTTGAGAAGGTTAATGACTTTTTAGATAAAGAAAAAGATGCAGAAAATAGAAAAGTTGTAAGTTTACAGGATTTACAAGTAGAAGATTTGATCTTAAAGAGAGATGGTAAGCAATTAGCTACTGGGATTGACTTAAATGTCAACCTAGGTAAGAAAATTGCTGTCATTGGACCATCTGGAGCAGGAAAATCGACTTTATTGCAGTTCTTACTATATGGAAAATATGGAAAAGCAGAGGCGATTAGATTAAATGATAAAAGAGTAAAAGCTGGTACATTTCCAGACTTATTCTCATATGCAAGCCAAGCACCGGTTATTTTTGCGGATAGTCTATTGTTTAATTTGACTTTAGGAAAAAACATTTCCCGGGAAAAGGTAGAGGAAGTTTGCGATAACTTGGACTTGAGCGAATTAGTTAAAGAAAAAGGCTTTGACTATCAATTAGGAGAAGCAGCCGATAAATTATCAGGTGGACAACTAGCACGGATTGAGTTAGCAAGAGCAATTTTAATGAAGCGCCCAGTGTTATTACTTGATGAAATTAATGCTTCCCTTGATAAGAAAACTTCTGATATAATTCATAAATATTTATTAGCTTCAAAGTTAACTTTTATTGAAGTGATTCACCACTATGAGAAAGATGAATTGAAGCAATATGACGAAATACTTGACTTGAAGGAACATATTTAG
- a CDS encoding helix-turn-helix domain-containing protein, translating into MYGHEFKELRLEQGITQKEACSGICSESKLSRWENDQVEVEFSTAMKLLNRIHITSHEFMGWSKFSPRPEIDPELSEATEKENIPFLKRVTQKQLTKYHKNHNKFDLFMAANLCNQLFIIEHKNYLPPIDQKKLFAIFSKVNLWSQYYISAFGASIFLFNPKQIYGSSMQIIRNIDRLKEAETSFNLEIIMGSLSDGILRLISLNELSYAQKLVKELKKIELPQYLMFFTLTLTYLQKAIDYMKNGDDKPILTLISEVLDLGCSVQATTYLDMFKYLKAQRKKYNF; encoded by the coding sequence ATGTATGGTCATGAATTCAAAGAATTACGCTTAGAACAAGGTATTACGCAAAAAGAGGCTTGCAGCGGAATCTGTTCTGAATCAAAACTATCACGCTGGGAAAATGATCAAGTCGAGGTTGAATTTAGTACGGCAATGAAATTACTAAATAGAATTCACATTACTAGTCATGAATTTATGGGTTGGTCCAAATTTTCACCACGACCCGAAATAGATCCTGAGCTTTCTGAAGCTACTGAAAAAGAAAATATTCCGTTTCTCAAACGAGTTACACAAAAACAACTAACTAAGTATCATAAAAATCATAATAAGTTTGACTTATTTATGGCTGCTAATCTATGTAATCAACTTTTTATCATCGAACATAAAAATTACTTGCCTCCTATTGACCAAAAAAAGCTTTTTGCAATTTTTTCAAAAGTCAATTTATGGAGTCAATACTATATTTCAGCGTTTGGTGCATCAATTTTTCTATTCAATCCTAAGCAAATTTATGGTAGTTCAATGCAAATCATTCGTAATATTGACCGTCTTAAAGAAGCTGAAACTAGTTTTAACTTAGAAATCATTATGGGAAGTTTATCAGATGGCATTTTACGGCTGATTTCACTTAATGAATTGTCTTATGCTCAGAAATTAGTCAAAGAACTTAAAAAAATCGAATTACCACAATATTTAATGTTTTTTACTCTAACCTTGACTTATTTGCAAAAGGCAATTGATTACATGAAAAATGGTGATGACAAACCAATACTTACATTAATTTCAGAAGTTTTAGATTTAGGGTGCAGTGTGCAAGCCACCACCTACCTAGATATGTTTAAGTATTTAAAAGCTCAGCGAAAAAAATACAATTTTTAA
- a CDS encoding helix-turn-helix domain-containing protein — protein MTIGDLLRQYRINQNKTLQEFAGNIIDRSYYGKVERNIHQISAENLINLLRYNQIDAIEFIETLDPNYENYQSQIQIQKKIMEEAYYQVDKDKLKKVKLMITESKLSEKDKEIQNLIADGLLELLNPDKPNQKIRDEIKKKIFEIPNFNSTKFMLYCNSMRFYSLADNEAIVRKIIEKYQVRESMLVKKSLLSLAINVLVLSIEENKFENIDFYSDFANKVPTNPDLFFYKSAMTFFTYFIQYKKNQDKSALQYCDAIIKSFCLVGMPEYGEELRI, from the coding sequence ATGACAATAGGAGATCTGCTTAGGCAATACCGTATTAACCAAAATAAAACTTTGCAAGAATTTGCGGGTAATATAATTGATCGATCTTACTACGGAAAAGTAGAAAGAAATATACATCAAATTTCAGCGGAAAACTTAATTAATCTGCTTAGATATAATCAAATTGATGCTATAGAATTTATTGAAACTTTAGACCCAAATTATGAAAACTATCAAAGTCAGATTCAAATTCAAAAAAAGATAATGGAAGAAGCATATTATCAAGTAGATAAAGATAAACTAAAAAAGGTTAAATTAATGATTACAGAAAGTAAATTATCTGAAAAAGATAAAGAAATTCAAAATTTGATTGCTGATGGACTTTTAGAATTACTAAATCCGGATAAACCTAATCAAAAAATTAGAGATGAGATTAAGAAGAAAATTTTTGAAATTCCAAATTTCAATAGTACTAAGTTTATGCTGTATTGCAATTCTATGCGTTTCTATAGTTTGGCTGATAACGAAGCAATTGTTAGAAAGATAATTGAAAAGTATCAAGTGCGTGAATCTATGCTTGTTAAAAAATCTCTACTTTCTTTAGCTATTAATGTTTTAGTCCTTTCTATCGAAGAAAATAAATTTGAGAATATTGATTTTTATAGTGATTTTGCTAATAAGGTTCCAACTAATCCTGATCTTTTCTTTTATAAAAGTGCGATGACCTTTTTTACTTATTTCATTCAATATAAAAAGAATCAAGATAAGTCTGCGTTGCAATATTGCGATGCTATAATAAAAAGTTTTTGTCTTGTAGGTATGCCTGAGTATGGGGAAGAGCTACGAATATAG
- the pcp gene encoding pyroglutamyl-peptidase I produces MKILVTGFDPFGGDKINPAIEAVKRLPDEIKGAEVVKLEIPTVFNKSAEVVKEAIKKENPDYVLNVGQAGGRFGLTPERVAININDGRIPDNEGYQPLGEPIHKDGETAYFTQLPIKAEAKAIRDAGLPASVSNTAGTYVCNHIMYQVQYMRDKEFPNIKAGFIHIPFLPEQVVNRPNTPSMALDDIVKGLTAALSAIVERDGKGDIEAIEGANH; encoded by the coding sequence ATGAAAATTTTAGTAACAGGTTTTGATCCCTTTGGGGGAGATAAAATTAATCCAGCAATTGAAGCAGTTAAAAGACTGCCTGATGAAATTAAAGGTGCAGAAGTTGTTAAGTTAGAAATTCCAACTGTCTTTAATAAGTCAGCTGAAGTTGTAAAAGAAGCAATAAAAAAAGAAAATCCTGATTATGTCTTAAATGTTGGTCAAGCTGGCGGACGCTTCGGCTTAACACCAGAGCGAGTAGCAATTAATATCAATGATGGACGAATTCCAGATAATGAAGGCTACCAACCACTTGGTGAACCAATTCATAAAGATGGAGAAACTGCCTACTTTACACAATTGCCAATTAAGGCAGAGGCGAAGGCAATTAGGGATGCAGGCTTACCAGCTAGCGTTTCAAATACTGCTGGTACTTATGTATGTAATCATATTATGTATCAAGTTCAATATATGAGAGATAAAGAATTTCCTAACATTAAGGCAGGATTTATTCATATTCCATTCTTACCTGAGCAAGTTGTAAACCGTCCTAATACTCCATCCATGGCGCTTGATGACATTGTTAAAGGATTAACTGCAGCTCTTAGCGCTATTGTTGAACGTGATGGTAAGGGCGATATTGAAGCAATTGAAGGCGCAAATCACTAA
- a CDS encoding DUF979 domain-containing protein: MQNTINFLLAILYALIGLCMAVAGIETLRDKANKARIGTAVFWFFLAIIFAFGDWIPAVVSGAMVLVIGILALFKQIQVGSLPKLDPKTAQEGAKRLGAKVFLPSIVLALTSILIAQFTPLGGQVGIGIGAVVSLILAIILTKAPTKQVFKDSQRMVRSVGAPGVLPQLLAMLGVVFTTCGVGKLTANMISHVFPAGNHFLGVALYCIAMALFTYIMGNAFAAFAVITAAIGIPFVIAQGANPVVVAAIGMTSGYCGTLVTPMAANFNTLPVALLEMKDQMGVIKQQAPIAVILLIVQIGLMYFLAF, encoded by the coding sequence ATGCAAAATACGATTAACTTTTTACTCGCCATCCTTTATGCCCTGATTGGTTTATGTATGGCGGTTGCTGGAATTGAAACTTTAAGAGATAAGGCAAATAAGGCGAGAATTGGAACTGCCGTTTTTTGGTTCTTCTTGGCAATTATTTTTGCCTTTGGAGATTGGATTCCAGCTGTTGTATCGGGTGCGATGGTTTTAGTAATTGGAATTTTAGCTTTGTTTAAGCAAATTCAAGTTGGTAGCTTGCCTAAGCTAGATCCCAAAACCGCGCAAGAGGGTGCGAAGCGTTTAGGAGCTAAAGTATTTTTACCAAGTATAGTTTTAGCATTAACTTCTATTTTGATTGCGCAGTTTACACCGCTGGGTGGTCAAGTTGGAATCGGTATTGGTGCTGTTGTTTCATTGATCTTAGCAATTATTTTAACTAAGGCTCCGACTAAGCAAGTCTTTAAAGACTCACAAAGAATGGTACGAAGCGTTGGTGCACCTGGCGTTTTACCGCAACTATTAGCTATGCTTGGAGTAGTCTTTACCACTTGCGGTGTTGGTAAGCTAACTGCTAATATGATTAGTCATGTTTTTCCAGCTGGAAATCATTTCTTAGGAGTGGCGTTATACTGTATTGCGATGGCGCTCTTTACTTATATCATGGGTAATGCCTTTGCTGCCTTTGCTGTAATTACAGCAGCAATTGGTATTCCATTTGTAATTGCTCAAGGAGCCAATCCAGTAGTTGTTGCGGCAATTGGAATGACATCAGGATACTGCGGAACGTTGGTAACGCCAATGGCTGCTAACTTTAACACCTTACCCGTTGCCCTGTTAGAAATGAAAGATCAGATGGGCGTTATTAAACAACAGGCCCCAATCGCAGTTATATTATTGATTGTTCAAATTGGTTTGATGTACTTTTTGGCATTTTAG